One window of the Strix uralensis isolate ZFMK-TIS-50842 chromosome 3, bStrUra1, whole genome shotgun sequence genome contains the following:
- the CYP1B1 gene encoding cytochrome P450 1B1, with protein sequence MEAACNSMALERLGATLRGLPQLQSWLLLLLGLLAALHLGKLLLQQQRRRRRRGQRRAPPGPFPWPLIGNAAQLGSAPHLSFARLAGTYGAVFQLRLGRWPVVVLNGERAIRQALVRQGAAFAGRPPFPSFGLVSGGRSLAFGAYSELWQLRRRAAHATLRAFSTGSPATRRLLERHLLGEARALVALLVRGSAGGAFLDPSRVLVVAVANVMSALCFGRRYSHGDGEFLRLVGRNEQFGRAVGAGSLVDALPWLRRFPSPVRAAYRAFRDLNRDFYAFVRGKFLQHQRSLRPGAAPRDMMDAFIRLQREQPRLQLEHVPATVTDIFGASQDTLSTALQWLLIFLIRYPNVQAKMQEEVDRIVGRDRLPCAEDQPHLPYIMAFLYESMRFSSFVPVTIPHATTTNTFIMGYLIPKDTVIFVNQWSVNHDPAKWSNPEDFDPTRFLDENGFINKDLTSSVMIFSLGKRRCIGEELSKVQLFLFTSILVHQCNFIANPNEDPKMDFTYGLTIKPKPFTLNVTLRDTMDLLDQAVQRLQAEKAANDNQLSGNT encoded by the exons ATGGAAGCAGCGTGCAACAG CATGGCCCTCGAGAGGCTGGGGGCGACCCTGCGCGGCctcccccagctgcagagctggctgctgctcctcctcgGCCTGCTCGCCGCCCTCCACTTGGGcaagctcctcctgcagcagcagcggcggcggcggcggcggggccagcgCCGGGCGCCACCGGGCCCGTTCCCCTGGCCACTGATCGGCAACGCGGCGCAGCTGGGCAGCGCTCCGCACCTCTCCTTCGCCCGCCTGGCCGGCACCTACGGCGCCGTCTTCCAGCTGCGCCTGGGCCGCTGGCCGGTGGTGGTGCTGAACGGGGAGCGGGCCATCCGGCAGGCGCTGGTCCGCCAGGGCGCCGCCTTCGCCGGGCGCCCGCCCTTCCCCTCCTTCGGGCTGGTGTCGGGCGGGCGCAGCCTGGCCTTCGGCGCCTACTCGGAGCTGTGGCAACTCCGCCGCCGGGCGGCGCACGCCACGCTGCGCGCCTTCTCCACCGGCAGCCCCGCCACGCGCCGCCTGCTCGAGCGGCACCTGCTGGGCGAGGCGCGCGCGCTGGTGGCGCTGCTGGTGCGCGGCAGCGCCGGCGGCGCCTTCCTCGACCCCTCGCGCGTGCTGGTGGTGGCCGTGGCCAACGTGATGAGCGCCCTGTGCTTCGGCCGCCGCTACAGCCACGGCGACGGCGAGTTCCTGCGCCTCGTCGGCCGCAACGAGCAGTTCGGGCGGGCGGTGGGCGCCGGCAGCCTGGTGGACGCGCTGCCCTGGCTCCGCCGCTTCCCCAGCCCGGTCCGCGCCGCCTACCGCGCCTTCCGCGACCTCAACCGCGACTTCTACGCCTTCGTCCGCGGCAAGTTCCTGCAGCACCAGCGCAGCCTGCGCCCGGGGGCCGCCCCCCGCGATATGATGGACGCCTTCATCCGCCTGCAGCGCGAGCAGCCGCGCCTGCAGCTCGAGCACGTGCCCGCCACCGTCACCGACATCTTCGGCGCCAGCCAGGACACCCTCTCCACCGCCCTGCAGTGgctcctcatcttcctcatcaG GTATCCGAATGTGCAGGCTAAAATGCAAGAAGAAGTGGATAGGATTGTTGGAAGAGACCGTCTGCCGTGTGCTGAAGATCAGCCTCACTTGCCCTACATCATGGCTTTCTTGTACGAATCCATGCGCTTCAGCAGCTTTGTGCCTGTTACTATCCCACATGCCACCACGACCAACACCTTCATAATGGGCTACCTcattcccaaggacacagtgaTTTTCGTTAATCAGTGGTCAGTGAATCACGATCCAGCTAAATGGTCTAACCCAGAGGATTTTGATCCAACAAGATTCCTGGATGAGAATGGAttcatcaataaagatcttacTAGTAGCGTGATGATTTTTTCATTGGGAAAACGTCGGTGTATTGGAGAGGAGTTATCCAAGgtgcagctgtttctttttaCCTCCATACTGGTACATCAGTGCAATTTTATTGCCAATCCAAACGAGGACCCTAAAATGGACTTTACCTATGGGTTGACCATTAAACCTAAGCCGTTCACCTTGAATGTTACACTTCGAGATACTATGGATTTGCTCGATCAGGCTGTCCAAAGACTGCAAGCAGAGAAAGCAGCCAATGACAATCAGCTGTCAGGAAACACCTAA